One region of Endozoicomonas sp. Mp262 genomic DNA includes:
- a CDS encoding YeaH/YhbH family protein, whose translation MSIIIDRRLNSKKKSTVNRQRFLRRYRSLVKEAVQDAVDQRSITDVESGSDIHIPKKDLSEPFFHHGEGGKHDQVHPGNKEFNTGDRIQRPSGGGGQGGGDGKASNSGSGADDFVFQINRDEFLEYLFDDLELPNLVSKELKDSTEYKLKRAGFTSAGSPDRLNVIRSLRAAHARRIALSGKDRKKIRALKKELREMEVSPNDTDQRRAKELREEIKALNVKLKKLPFIDEFDLKFNNLVKVPQPSSKAVMFCIMDVSGSMTREIKDMAKRFFLLLYLFLERNYEAVDVVFIRHHSEARECDENDFFYARETGGTVVSTALKLADEVIEKRYSPSEWNIYVAQASDGDNWEADSSKCREIITSKLLPRTQYYSYVEITDRHHQNLWHEYKLIEKDHPGHFAMQQIRNHGDIYPVFRRLFEKKEVQSA comes from the coding sequence ATGAGTATAATTATTGACCGGCGCCTCAACTCAAAAAAGAAAAGTACGGTCAACAGGCAGCGTTTTCTGAGACGCTACCGCAGCCTGGTCAAGGAGGCAGTCCAGGATGCTGTCGATCAGCGTTCTATTACAGACGTTGAAAGTGGCAGCGATATTCATATCCCCAAGAAAGACCTGTCAGAGCCTTTCTTTCACCATGGTGAAGGTGGCAAGCATGATCAGGTACATCCTGGCAATAAAGAATTTAATACCGGTGATCGTATCCAACGGCCATCCGGTGGCGGTGGACAAGGCGGTGGTGATGGCAAAGCCAGTAATAGCGGCTCTGGAGCCGATGACTTTGTTTTCCAGATTAACCGGGACGAGTTCCTGGAATATCTTTTTGATGATCTGGAACTGCCGAATCTTGTCAGCAAAGAGTTAAAGGACAGTACAGAATATAAACTGAAGCGGGCAGGCTTTACTTCTGCCGGGTCGCCGGATCGTTTGAATGTGATTCGTTCACTGAGGGCCGCCCATGCACGACGTATTGCACTGTCGGGTAAAGATAGAAAAAAAATCCGCGCCCTGAAGAAAGAACTGCGGGAAATGGAAGTCAGCCCGAATGACACCGACCAGCGTCGTGCAAAAGAACTCAGGGAAGAAATAAAAGCGCTCAATGTTAAGTTGAAAAAATTACCGTTTATTGATGAATTTGATCTCAAGTTCAATAATCTGGTGAAAGTTCCACAGCCATCCAGCAAGGCCGTGATGTTCTGCATCATGGATGTCTCCGGTTCCATGACCCGTGAGATCAAGGATATGGCCAAGCGGTTTTTCCTGCTGCTGTATCTATTCCTTGAGCGGAATTATGAAGCCGTTGATGTGGTCTTTATTCGTCATCATAGCGAAGCCCGTGAATGTGATGAGAATGACTTCTTTTATGCCAGGGAGACCGGGGGGACTGTGGTATCCACTGCCCTGAAACTTGCCGATGAGGTGATAGAAAAGCGTTACTCTCCCAGTGAGTGGAATATTTATGTGGCCCAGGCTTCAGATGGTGATAACTGGGAGGCTGACTCAAGCAAGTGCCGGGAAATTATTACCAGCAAGCTGTTACCGCGTACCCAGTATTATTCCTATGTGGAAATAACAGACCGGCATCATCAGAACCTTTGGCACGAGTATAAGTTGATCGAAAAAGATCATCCCGGCCACTTTGCCATGCAGCAGATTCGGAATCATGGCGATATTTACCCTGTATTTCGTCGCCTGTTCGAAAAAAAGGAGGTGCAAAGTGCCTAA
- a CDS encoding SpoVR family protein, producing the protein MPKRKPLSKGSEWTFELIQEYDREIGRLAEKFRLDTYPNQIEVISSEQMLDAYASVGMPLMYHHWSYGKQFLKNQQNYQRGRMGLAYEIVINSNPCIAYLMEENTMPMQALVIAHACYGHNSFFKGNYLFQTWTDADSIIDYLLFAKNYIAQCEEKYGIDAVEELLDASHALMNQGVNRYQRPRPISAEEEKARAREREEYIQRSLNDLWRTIPVREQEKELQVKRFPEHPEENILYFIEKSAPLLETWQREVIRIVRKVAQYFYPQRQTQVMNEGWASFWHYHLMHEMYKEGLVTEGFIMEFLHSHSNVVFQPEFDDPRYSGINPYTLGFNIFQDIRRICENPTEEDRYWFPDIAGGDWLETVHFAMKNFKDESFILQFLSPKVMRDMRLFCINDDEGNPYLEVNAIHDESGYRALRESLAAQYNLGNREPNIQVYNVDVRGDRSLTLRHYMHQQRPLDSENTREILKHVHRLWGFDVRLESVDEEEKVKTIYGLPTSEEEAMPA; encoded by the coding sequence GTGCCTAAGCGTAAGCCTTTATCCAAAGGATCTGAATGGACATTTGAGCTGATACAGGAGTATGACCGGGAAATTGGCCGGTTAGCGGAAAAGTTCAGGCTGGATACTTATCCCAATCAGATTGAAGTGATCAGTTCCGAGCAGATGCTGGATGCCTATGCATCTGTTGGTATGCCACTCATGTATCACCATTGGAGTTATGGCAAGCAGTTTCTGAAAAACCAGCAGAACTATCAACGGGGGCGGATGGGGCTGGCCTATGAGATTGTCATCAATTCCAACCCCTGTATTGCCTATTTGATGGAAGAAAATACCATGCCTATGCAGGCACTGGTGATTGCCCATGCCTGTTATGGCCATAACTCCTTCTTTAAAGGTAATTACCTGTTCCAAACCTGGACAGATGCCGACTCCATCATTGACTATCTACTGTTTGCCAAAAACTATATTGCCCAGTGCGAAGAAAAGTATGGCATTGATGCGGTGGAAGAATTGCTGGATGCCAGTCATGCCCTGATGAACCAGGGAGTTAACCGATACCAGCGACCACGCCCTATTTCCGCTGAAGAGGAGAAGGCCAGGGCTCGGGAGCGTGAGGAGTACATCCAGAGAAGTCTGAACGATCTCTGGCGAACTATTCCGGTCAGGGAGCAGGAGAAAGAGCTTCAGGTAAAACGTTTCCCGGAACACCCTGAGGAAAATATCCTGTACTTTATTGAAAAGAGCGCCCCACTGCTGGAAACCTGGCAAAGGGAAGTCATTCGCATTGTTCGCAAGGTAGCGCAGTATTTCTATCCACAGCGGCAAACCCAGGTAATGAATGAAGGTTGGGCTTCCTTCTGGCACTACCACCTCATGCATGAAATGTATAAAGAGGGACTGGTAACCGAAGGCTTCATTATGGAGTTCCTGCATTCGCACTCCAATGTTGTCTTCCAGCCTGAGTTTGATGATCCTCGATACAGTGGTATCAACCCTTACACATTGGGCTTTAATATATTCCAGGATATTCGCCGGATCTGTGAGAATCCTACCGAGGAAGACCGTTATTGGTTCCCTGATATTGCTGGCGGTGACTGGTTGGAAACGGTGCATTTTGCCATGAAGAACTTTAAGGATGAGAGCTTTATCCTTCAGTTCTTGTCGCCTAAAGTGATGCGTGATATGCGCCTGTTCTGTATCAATGATGATGAAGGGAATCCATATCTTGAGGTGAATGCAATCCATGATGAATCGGGTTACCGGGCACTCAGGGAATCGCTGGCAGCCCAATATAACCTGGGCAACAGAGAACCCAATATCCAGGTTTATAATGTGGATGTGCGGGGGGATCGCTCATTAACCCTCAGGCACTATATGCACCAGCAAAGACCTCTGGATTCGGAGAATACCCGGGAGATTCTCAAGCATGTCCATCGTCTCTGGGGATTTGATGTCCGGTTGGAATCAGTGGATGAGGAAGAAAAGGTCAAGACTATTTATGGGTTGCCGACTTCTGAA